TCCAGATGCAACAAGAGAAGCAATTGATGAAGATGATTGGCTTCATACTGGCGATCTTGGAACGATGGATGATAATGGATATGTTCGTGTCACCGGAAGATTAAAAGATATGTTCATTCGTGGTGGTGAAAACATATATCCACGTGAAATTGAAGAGTTTTTGTATCAATATCCAAAAGTACAAGATGTACAAGTTGTAGGCGTACCAGATGAAAAGTACGGGGAAGAAGCAGCTGCTTGGATTATTTTAAAAGACGGTCAAACTTCATCTGAAGAAGAAATTCGAGCATTTTGTGATGGTAAGATTTCTCGCCACAAAATCCCTCGTTATATTTACTTTGTGAATGAATACCCGATGACAGCATCAGGGAAAATCCAAAAGTTTAAGCTTCGTGAACAATTCCAAGGGTTTACAAAATCCTTAAAATGAGGAGGTCTTCATCATGTTTAAAAAAGTGCTAATCGCAAATCGTGCCGAGATTGCTAGAAGGATCATACGTACGTGTAATAGATTAGGGATTGAAACAGTAGCAATCTATTCTGAAGCTGATGCAGAGAGTTTGTATGTTAGAGAGGCAACAGAAAGCTACTGTATCGGTAAGCCACCGGTATCTCAAAGTTATTTAAATATAGATGCGATTATCGATATAGCTAAAAAGTCGAAGGTAGAGGCAATTCATCCAGGCTACGGTTTGTTATCTGAAAATGCTACATTCGCAAAACGTGTAGAGGAAGAAGGAATCATTTTTATTGGTCCTAAATCAGAAGTTATTGAAGCTATGGGTAGTAAGTTAAAAGCACGTAAGACAATGGCAGCTGCAGGCGTACCCATTGTAGAAGGTGTCAATGAACCGATTGCAGATACAGATGAAGCAGCAAAAATAGCCCAAGAAATTGGTTATCCTGTCATGTTAAAAGCATCTGCAGGTGGTGGTGGAATTGGCATGCAGCTTGTCCATGATGAAATTGAACTTCGTAAAGCATTTGAGGGAAATCAAAAACGTGCACAAAGCTTTTTTGGTGACGGAACCATGTTTATCGAAAAATATATTGCTGAGCCACATCATGTAGAGGTACAAATTTTGGCAGATCACTATGGTCACATTCTCCCAGTCTTTGAACGAGAATGTTCTATTCAACGTAGAAATCAAAAAGTGGTAGAGGAAGCACCATCACCGTTTATTTCCCAGGAAACACGTGAAAAAATGCTTGATGCAGCAGTGAATGCAGCAAAAACAATTGGTTATACAAATGCAGGAACGATTGAATTTTTAGTTGATCGTACACAAAACTTCTATTTTTTAGAGATGAATACGAGATTACAAGTTGAGCATCCTGTCACAGAAGAAATTTCAGGACTTGATCTAGTAGAAGAACAACTAAAAATTGCAAACGATGAGAATTTAACGATAACTAGAAAAGATCTACAGAAAAATGGTCATGCAATTGAAGTACGAATTTATGCAGAACATCCGATCACATTTTTCCCTTCACCTGGAAAAATCACGAAGTTAGTTTTACCTTCAAGTGATGGTATTCGGCATGAAGTTGCTGTCGAATCAGGAAGCGTAGTTACCCCATTTTATGATCCAATGATTGCAAAACTAATCGTTTGGGCTCCAACCCGCATTGAAGCTTGTGAAAAATTAGTAGACGCACTTTCCAATTATGTCATAGAGGGGATTCACACAAATATTCCTATGTTATTAGAGGTTGTAAAACATGAACAGTTTAAGAATGGAGTAACAACAACAAAATTCGTAGAGGAATTTTATAATTCAGAAAATTCTACGATCAGTAAATAAACTGGAATTTCCGTATTTTTAAAATAGTAATTCATTACGATGGAGGGATATTATATGACAATGGTAAAAGCAAGTATGGCAGGTACGGTTTGGAAAATATTAGTATCTGAAGGGGATAAAGTTGAAGCTGGCCAAGATGTCGTGATTTTAGAATCGATGAAAATGGAAATTCCCATTGCAGCAGAAGAGACGGGAACGGTAAAACAGGTGATTGCAGCAGAAGGTGATTTCATTAATGTAGATGATGATTTAGTGGAGATCGAATAATGATCGCACTTCCAAAAAGTGTTCAAATCAAAGAAGTTGGTCCACGTGACGGTCTGCAAAACGAAAAAAGATTCATCGAAACGGCAGATAAAATCGCAATCATCGACAAGTTAAGTAAAACAGGGCTCGATTACATTGAGGTAACGAGCTTTGTTCATCCTAAATGGATTCCTCAGCTAGCTGATGCTGTTGAAGTATTAAAAGCTATTAAACGTCAAAAAGGTATTACATATGCGGCACTAGTGCCAAACAGTAGGGGGTTAGATCGTGCATTAGAAGCAGACGTAGATGAAGTCAGTATCTTTATGTCAGCAAGTGAGGGACATAACAAAGCCAATATCAATAAAACCATTGATGAAACGTTCCCTATTTTAAAGGAAGTAGTGGAAGGAGCATTATCTTCAGGGAAGACGGTGCGTGGTTATATTTCAACTGTGATCGCCTGTCCTTATGATGGTTATGTACAACCGACTCAAGTAGTAAAAGTGGCTGAAAGGCTATTTGAAATGGGCGTTACAGAAATTTCACTAGGAGATA
This window of the Rummeliibacillus pycnus genome carries:
- a CDS encoding acetyl-CoA carboxylase biotin carboxylase subunit, coding for MFKKVLIANRAEIARRIIRTCNRLGIETVAIYSEADAESLYVREATESYCIGKPPVSQSYLNIDAIIDIAKKSKVEAIHPGYGLLSENATFAKRVEEEGIIFIGPKSEVIEAMGSKLKARKTMAAAGVPIVEGVNEPIADTDEAAKIAQEIGYPVMLKASAGGGGIGMQLVHDEIELRKAFEGNQKRAQSFFGDGTMFIEKYIAEPHHVEVQILADHYGHILPVFERECSIQRRNQKVVEEAPSPFISQETREKMLDAAVNAAKTIGYTNAGTIEFLVDRTQNFYFLEMNTRLQVEHPVTEEISGLDLVEEQLKIANDENLTITRKDLQKNGHAIEVRIYAEHPITFFPSPGKITKLVLPSSDGIRHEVAVESGSVVTPFYDPMIAKLIVWAPTRIEACEKLVDALSNYVIEGIHTNIPMLLEVVKHEQFKNGVTTTKFVEEFYNSENSTISK
- a CDS encoding acetyl-CoA carboxylase biotin carboxyl carrier protein subunit, producing the protein MTMVKASMAGTVWKILVSEGDKVEAGQDVVILESMKMEIPIAAEETGTVKQVIAAEGDFINVDDDLVEIE
- a CDS encoding hydroxymethylglutaryl-CoA lyase; translated protein: MIALPKSVQIKEVGPRDGLQNEKRFIETADKIAIIDKLSKTGLDYIEVTSFVHPKWIPQLADAVEVLKAIKRQKGITYAALVPNSRGLDRALEADVDEVSIFMSASEGHNKANINKTIDETFPILKEVVEGALSSGKTVRGYISTVIACPYDGYVQPTQVVKVAERLFEMGVTEISLGDTIGVGVPTQVDTLLKEILRYFNANQIAMHFHDTRGTALANVMTSLSNGINKFDSAIGGLGGCPYAKGASGNVATEDLLYLLHGMGIETGISLDKIQQTALFLEQKMEKRLNSKLVAVARGEDFDVTVRSLRN